The DNA segment AATTTTTTGGAAATTTATTTTAAAAATTAAAACCACAGGATAATTCTTTAAATTAAAATATTCTTTGATTTTTCATGTCAGTTATGGAATTAGAAGAGTATAAAGATGGCAGTATTTTAAATAAACTTAAACAGGAGGATGATTGTCCTAAAATGTTGTTAACAATCACTAATTTTGCTTTCAGCAATATGGTTCAAAATTTAATGCATCAATTGGATTTGGAATTTGAATCTAAGCGTGGACGTCCCGCATATCCTAGAACACTACTTTTAATAGTGGTTTTATACTGTTTTAGCATAGATATTGCCAATTATACTAAAATGGAAGATGAATGTAAAAAGAACAGATTTCTTCTAATTGTTACTTGTGGATTAAAGCCATCACGCAATTCATTCGCCAATTTTTTAAATAAAAGTGATGCTAAAGTAATAAAAAAAGTTTTTATTGCCACATTGGTTTTATTAAATGATTTACACTTCTTAGATTTTGTTAAATTATTTGTTGATGGAACTGATGCTATTGTTCGAGCTTCAAGATACTACAAAATCACACCAAAAGAAGTAAAAAGACTAATACTGGTTAATAATTGGGGTTTATTACATAATAATACTCCAAAATCAATTAATTACACAATAAAAGGATTAGAAGAAAAATTAGAATTTTATAAAAATGATGAAAAAATGTGTAAAACAATTAATTCAATCTTAAGAAGAATTAATCTCTACAATACAGACATATTCAGTAAATTGGATATTTATAATGGTATTTTAAGTGAAAGAAATGCAAATAGTGTTTCTATTTCATTTCCAGAAGCTTGTTGGATGAAAACGAAAAAAGGAACTTATGATTTTGCTTTCAATCTGCAAGAAATTATGACAGAAAACCATATAATATTGACTGGAATGTTACTAACTCAATCAAATGACCGAAAAACAATTAAAAATGTATTAAATGACATTT comes from the uncultured Methanobrevibacter sp. genome and includes:
- a CDS encoding transposase, which encodes MSVMELEEYKDGSILNKLKQEDDCPKMLLTITNFAFSNMVQNLMHQLDLEFESKRGRPAYPRTLLLIVVLYCFSIDIANYTKMEDECKKNRFLLIVTCGLKPSRNSFANFLNKSDAKVIKKVFIATLVLLNDLHFLDFVKLFVDGTDAIVRASRYYKITPKEVKRLILVNNWGLLHNNTPKSINYTIKGLEEKLEFYKNDEKMCKTINSILRRINLYNTDIFSKLDIYNGILSERNANSVSISFPEACWMKTKKGTYDFAFNLQEIMTENHIILTGMLLTQSNDRKTIKNVLNDIFETIELFIEMQREFGERRNYSEIRRRIREHILIADSGYFSTENLYYLFKNKINALIMPKILAEAHNNELRHEEGYEEKRKDSSKKDFERVKNGYICPFGRFMRLIQVKMVKHRKPHKDDGLPDNCKTKKYIFETYSCKGCPNIDNCKHKRLVVHISDLIYQMTEKFLDKRCNIHYPARFSRSEGINGFLKGDNGVLKLIGTTETAVNNEIQLRNTIYNLTRLINLKDTAY